In a single window of the Sylvia atricapilla isolate bSylAtr1 chromosome 22, bSylAtr1.pri, whole genome shotgun sequence genome:
- the LOC136370633 gene encoding cyclin-dependent kinase 11B isoform X4 → MGDEKDSWKVKTLDEILQEKKRRKEQEEKAEIKRMKNSDDRDSKRDSLEEGELRDHRMEITIRNSPYRREDSMEDRGEEDDSLAIKPPQQMSRKEKTHHRKDEKRKEKRRHRSHSAEGKHARVKEKEREHERRKRHREEQDKARREWERQKRREMAREHSRRERDRLEQLERERERKIREQQKEQREQKERERRAEERRKEREARREVSAHHRTVREEYGDKVKMRPWSRSPLRQQRDKLEQGESRKPAVKEEKPEERDPLSDLQDISDSERKTSSAESSSESGSGSEEEEEEETGSNSEEVSEQSAEEVSEEEMSEEEERENGNHIPVVPESRFDRDSAGSEVEEEEAGEGSPHSNAMTEGEYIPDSPASSPIELKQELPKYLPALQGCRSVEEFQCLNRIEEGTYGVVYRAKDKKTDEIVALKRLKMEKEKEGFPITSLREINTILKAQHLNIVTVREIVVGSNMDKIYIVMNYVEHDLKSLMETMKQPFLPGEVKTLMIQLLRGVKHLHDNWILHRDLKTSNLLLSHSGILKVGDFGLAREYGSPLKPYTPVVVTLWYRAPELLLGAKEYSTAIDMWSVGCIFGELLTQKPLFPGKSEIDQINKVFKDLGTPSEKIWPGYNELPAVKKMTFTEYPYNNLRKRFGALLSDQGFDLMNNFLTYYPARRITAEDGLKHEYFRETPLPIDPSMFPTWPAKSEQQRVKRGTSPRPPEGGLGYSQLGDDDLKDTGFHLTTTNQGASAAGPGFSLKF, encoded by the exons ATGGGTGATGAAAAGGATTCTTGGAAGGTGAAGACTTTAGATGAGATTCTCCAGGAGAAGAAGCGAAGGAAGGAGcaagaggagaaggcagagatcAAACGTATGAAAAAT TCAGATGACAGGGATTCCAAGAGGGATTCTCTTGAAGAGGGGGAGCTGAGAGACCATCGCATGGAAATCACCATCAGGAACTCACCTTACAGGAGGGAAGACTCCATGGAAGACAG GGGAGAAGAAGATGATTCCTTGGCTATCAAACCACCCCAGCAAATGTCCcggaaagaaaaaacccatcaCAGGAAAgatgagaagaggaaagagaagcgCAGGCACCGGAGTCATTCTGCAGAAG GGAAACATGCCAGAGTGAAAGAGAAAGAACGGGAGCATGAGCGTAGGAAGAGACATAGAGAAGAGCAGGATAAAGCCCGGCGTGAATGGGAGAGACAGAAACGGAGAGAGATGGCAAGGGAGCATTCCAGGAGGGAGAG agaTCGTCTGGAGCAactggagagagaaagggaaagaaaaatccgggagcagcagaaggagcaacgagagcaaaaggagagagagaggagagctgaggagaggaggaaggagagggaagccAGGAGAGAAG TTTCTGCACACCATAGAACAGTGAGGGAAGAATATGGAGACAAAGTAAAAATGAGACCCTGGAGTCGCAGCCCTTTGCGCCAGCAGAGAGACAAGCTTGAGcaaggagagagcaggaaaCCAG CTGTAAAAGAAGAGAAACCAGAAGAGAGGGATCCTCTGTCAGACTTGCAAGACATCAGTGACAGTGAGAGAAAAACCAGCTCAGCAGAGTCTTCCTCAG AATCTGGATCAGgctcaga agaggaggaggaggaggagacaggaAGCAATTCTGAGGAAGTGTCTGAGCAATCAGCAG AGGAGGTGAGCGAAGAGGAAATGAGTGAAGAGGAGGAACGGGAGAATGGAAACCACATCCCAGTTG TTCCAGAGTCGAGGTTTGACCGGGATTCTGCAGGGAgtgaggtggaggaggaggaggccggGGAGGGATCCCCTCATTCCAATGCCATGACAGAAGGGGAATATATTCCTGATTCTCCAGCTTCTTCCCCCATCGAGCTGAAACAGGAGCTCCCCAAGTATCTTCCTGCACTCCAG ggatGTCGCAGCGTGGAGGAATTCCAGTGTTTGAACAGGATTGAAGAGGGAACCTATGGTGTGGTGTACAGGGCAAAGGACAAAAAGACTG ATGAAATCGTGGCTCTGAAGcgactgaaaatggaaaaggagaaggaaggttTTCCCATTACTTCCCTGagagaaataaacacaattcTGAAAGCACAGCACCTAAATATTGTCACTGTCAGA GAGATCGTTGTGGGCAGTAACATGGACAAAATCTACATTGTGATGAACTACGTGGAGCACGACCTCAAGAGCCTGATGGAAACAATGAagcagcctttcctgccag GGGAGGTGAAGACTTTGATGATTCAGTTACTGCGAGGGGTCAAACACCTCCACGACAACTGGATCCTTCACCGAGACTTGAAAACTTCCAACCTGCTGCTCAGTCATTcaggcattttaaaa GTTGGAGATTTTGGATTAGCTAGGGAATATGGGTCTCCCCTGAAGCCCTACACCCCTGTGGTTGTGACCCTGTGGTacagagctccagagctcttGCTTGGAGCAAAG GAGTATTCCACAGCCATAGACATGTGGTCAGTGGGGTGTATTTTTGGGGAGCTGCTGACGCAGAAGCCGCTGTTCCCAGGGAAGTCAGAAATCGACCAGATCAACAAAGtttttaag GATCTGGGTACTCCCAGTGAAAAGATTTGGCCTGGTTACAACGAGCTGCcagcagtgaagaaaatgaCCTTCACAGAATATCCCTACAACAACCTGCGCAAGAGATTCGGGGCTCTGCTCTCTGACCAGGGCTTTGACCTGATGAACAA CTTCCTGACCTATTACCCTGCGCGGCGGATCACGGCCGAGGACGGGCTGAAGCACGAGTACTTCAGGGAGACCCCCCTGCCCATCGACCCCTCCATGTTCCCCACCTGGCCAGCCAAGAGTGAGCAGCAGAGGGTCAAGAGGGGCACCAGCCCCAGGCCCCCCGAGGGAGGGCTGGGCTACAGCCAGCTG